tttggcacatttaacacgtttttgacatatttaacatgtttttcacgttttaacatgtttaacacgttttagacgtgtttaacacgttttatacattttgacaagattaacacgtttttgacatgtttaacatgtttaacacatttttggcatatttaacacgttttgacaagttttacaTGTTTTGAAACGTAACACGTTTTgccacgtttaacacgtttttcacatttttggcacatttagcacgtttttcatttttttgttatttaaacacgtttaacatgttttggcacatttaacacgtttttgtcacgtttaacacatttgacaagtttaacacgtttctttgcacgtttaacatgtttttttacgtttaacacatttttggcacgttaaatacatttttggcacatttattTTTTGCTCCGTCTAATATgtctttgacattattatacatatttttcatccgtttaacataattttgttttttttaaattattttgatattttaattactaatttcgttgaagaaataatatgtgagattaatatgaattatttaaataatatttaaatcattaatactAAATAAAGTCTTGAATATGGTAAACtctattaattttcaaaaataaattaatttattaaacggtgtgaaaatattaaatgtgtcacaagtgtattaaacgtgccaaaatgtttaaaacatttcaaaatgtgttaaatgtgccaaaatatgTCAAaccgtgtcaaaacgtgttaaacgtgtcaaagtcgtgttaaacatgtcaaaacgtgttaaacatgtcaaaacgtgttaaacgtgcaaaaatgtgaaaaacgtgttaaatgtatcaaaacgtgttaaacgtattaaacatgtaaaaacgtgttaaatgtgccaataacgtgaaaaatatgtgaaacgtgtaaaacgtgttaaacgtgccaaaaacaagaaaaatgtgttagatgtgtgaaaaatgtgttaaatgtgtaaaaacgttaaaaaaaaggcgtgttaaatgtattaaaaacatgttaaacgtgccaaaaatgtgaaaaacgtatcaaaacttgttaaacatgccaaaaatgtgaaaaacgtgttaaacgtgtcaaaaacgtgaaaacaagttaaacgtgttaaacatgacaaaaacatgaaaaacgtgttaaacgtgtcaaaaacgtgaaaataaagttaaatgtgttaaacgtgtcaaaaatatgaaaaatgtgtcaaaacgtgaaaaatatgttaagcgtgtcaaaaacgtgttgaacgtgctaaaaatgtcaaaaatgtgttaaatgtatcaaaaacgtgaaaaatatgttaaacgtatcaagaacgtgttaaacgtgtcaaaaacgtgaaaaataagttaaacgtgtgaaaaacatgttaaacgtccgaaaaacatgaaaaacgtattaaacgtatcaaaaacgtgaaaagtatgttaaacgtgtgaaaaatatggTAACATGTTaagacgtgttaaacgtgtcaaaaatgtgttaagcgtgctaaaacttattaaacgtaTGAAATGGATTAAAACgagttacatatttattaaaactaaaaacatattaagagagtcaaaaatgttaaatgaatcaaatatttgttaaatgagTTAAAACTGTGTTGgataagtcaaaaacatattaaattaggtcaaacaaattaaaatgtgttaactgggacaaaaacgtattaaatattaaacgagtaaaaaaacataataaatgtgttataaactaaattttagtttggGTTACCAAaccatattattcattaattaatatgggttggataaTAGCTAATGCATATTTTATGAAGAATGACATggtgatttgatttgatttcttcTTCTATTATAGTAGTAGACTCTGTTAATAATGAAACTATTGTAAACTAAGTGATGGTTGTTGGTTTTGATCTAGGCTGCCGGTGAAGACACTACAACTCGAGCAGATGGTCGTGATTGGTAATGCCGATGAGCCATCGATTGTAAGCTTGTAGCCAGCCGGATGAGACTTGTGTTTAGCACATTAGAGGTTGGTTTTGGTTTGGTCggtggattatttgaaatgaaaGTTTATTATATTGAACTTATGTGAGCCTTCTTGTTGGTTGCTTTGCTTTGTACAGGTTGTGAGTCCACAATGGCCAAAAGTATAGGTAACTTATGCTCTGTAAATGTATCAAACTCTTatatatgaaaacaaaatagaGATCAACTGTAATCTCATTTTACTCACTTCTTTTTCCAAACCAAAGAAAGTGATGTACAAAGGAAGGACCATTGattgagttttaaaattttaaattattttttattcgaCTATCATGGAGATCAGCGTagtaaaacttaaaaaaaaaatattagagtcGGAAAATAGTTAACTTATATTAGATTGGTAggagagaattaaattaaattaatttaatttggataactCTAACCCAACTTGAAATAAACTCGATCTAaattcaacccaacccaaattaagaaaatatataggAACTCTAACCCAACTGAAATAAACTCGATCTAAATTAACAATTAACCCATATTATtagtcaatatatatatatatatatatatatatatatatatatggagttATGAAAAATGTTTTAGGTTAAGAGGCTCTGAAAAGTGAATTCAAACATATGGAGTCTCTCCTAGCTATGTTTCgagtcaaatttattaaaataaaatatatattttatttgacttctcttgtttaataagttttataattacttttatttttataatacaataagatttttattataaaatatatattttattttaattaaatccataaagttaataattttaaaaaataagtaagtggtataatttaaaaaagggGTATAAATGGGACAGATTTAGGAAATATAACCTTAAACATCCTTGTTCATTTGCTTTCCCCGTCGTCATTTACACGATCATGCAGTGAACTGTGAACGCCACATTTTCCATCAGCAAAAACAACTTTGGGAGAACTATCTCATCTCTATATATATCAAGTTCTTCAAATACAGTGTTAATTAGTCTCTTTCTGCATTTTCTATATCAAGTTCTTCAAATCGCTTTGCATGTGATCGAGCATGGGAACAAAGTTTAGAGCACCAgttattttcctttttctttcatGCATCCTTCTTCAACTGGTGTTTTCTGAATCCAACGATGGATTCGTAAGAATTGGACTGAAAAAGTTTAAATTAGAAGAAAACAACAGAATCCCTGCTCGACTTAACCCGCAAATACTGGATTCTCAAAGCATTGTAAAGCTAACGAATTTCATGGACAAGCAGTACTATGGTGAGATTTCAATCGGTACACCGCCACAGAAATTCAAAGTGCTGTTTGATACAGGAAGCACTGATCTGTGGATACCTTCCTCAAGAAGGTGCTACTTATCTGtaagtttgatcatatgtatACAATGTATGTATCattcatacaaattttattaGGAAATCAAATTATGTTGAATTTGCCTCTGTTTCTGCTGCAGCGTTGGTGTTTCTATCCCCGTCGTTCAAGAACATCTAAAAAGAACATATATGATGCTCGCCGTTCAAGAACGTATAAAAAGAACGGTGGGcaacttttatataaataacttcATGTAAAGCATGAAGGTGATATTGACTTGAAACATGATGTTGTTTTGCACAGGAACATCTACTGAGATACAATATGGTTCAGGTTCAATTACTGGTCATTTTAGCCTAGACAATGTTTTAGTTGGTGGTTTAACAATCAAGAATCAGGTTATATATACAACACTAGGCCTTCATAGATTTTCCAAATCATAGTTTCTTTAATACTAATACTATACTTTAAGTTTACTACAACTACAGGACTTTATTGAAGCAACAACACAGTCCGGTTTTGTGTTTGCCAAGTTTGATGGCATTCTTGGCCTTGGATTTCCAGAGCTATCAGTTGAAGGTGTTGTTCCAGTATGGTATGCACTAtcttatgtaaaaataaaatttgttgtgaaatttcTCTTAAAATAAGGAGTAACCTTTCATATTCGCAGGTACAACATGATGAACCAGGGTCTGATTCGAAATCCAGTGTTCTCATTTTGGCTTaatagaaacacaaaagaagaagaaggaggtgaACTTGTGTTTGGTGCAATTGATTCAAGGCATTACATAGGGAACCATACTTATGTCCCTGTGACCCACAAGGTTTATTGGCAGGTTggaaaatttatatacatatttttaatttgtatggTTGTTACTCTTATAACCTTATAATGTGTTTGCTCTTGTAGTTTGATATGAGTAGTATTTCAATCAATGGTCAATTAATAGGTAAACTCTTTCAacaatcattcataaaaatcATTCATAAAAGAATAGGTCATTTCTTAAACTAAGAGATAATTTTAATGGGAGGTTAGGTTGGTGGCATGAAAAAAAAGAGATAGCATGTCATTTATTGATTATAGAGTACATTTTTAAGGTATTTGCAGATCTGGTTGCTCTGCAATTGCGGATTCTGGAACTTCTTTGTTGTCAGGTCCAACGGTATGTGAAACTGAAAAAGCGTTTTGTTTTATTGTTAATACAATGGTCGATTAAAATGAATGATTTTAACAAGTGTAGGCTATGATTACCATGATAAACCATGAAATTGGAGTCACTGGAGTAGTAAGTCATGAATGCAGGTCAATTGTTGAAGAGTATGGACATACCATTCTAAAAATGCTCCAAGGAGAGgttatttttgttattgaaatctgattattcttaaaatacacaaattctAATGTTGTCTTAACTTTTAGTAGGTTAAGAAAATTTGTTCTCTAATTGGATTATGCCCAATTAATGGAACTAAGAATATCGAGAAAAGTAATAATAGAAGAACATCAGATGTTTTTGCT
This is a stretch of genomic DNA from Impatiens glandulifera chromosome 4, dImpGla2.1, whole genome shotgun sequence. It encodes these proteins:
- the LOC124933830 gene encoding aspartic proteinase A1-like, with the translated sequence MGTKFRAPVIFLFLSCILLQLVFSESNDGFVRIGLKKFKLEENNRIPARLNPQILDSQSIVKLTNFMDKQYYGEISIGTPPQKFKVLFDTGSTDLWIPSSRRCYLSRWCFYPRRSRTSKKNIYDARRSRTYKKNGTSTEIQYGSGSITGHFSLDNVLVGGLTIKNQDFIEATTQSGFVFAKFDGILGLGFPELSVEGVVPVWYNMMNQGLIRNPVFSFWLNRNTKEEEGGELVFGAIDSRHYIGNHTYVPVTHKVYWQFDMSSISINGQLIGICRSGCSAIADSGTSLLSGPTAMITMINHEIGVTGVVSHECRSIVEEYGHTILKMLQGEVKKICSLIGLCPINGTKNIEKSNNRRTSDVFAFGMCNTCEMIVVWMESQLVRHQTKNDILNYVNTLCDSLPRPFQTSVVNCSQISSMPTVSFLIGGRNFTLSSKEYISKIGEGYAKKCISGFISIDVPPPYGPFWIFGDTFMIRYHTVFDYGRSRVGFADAR